Genomic window (Acidimicrobiales bacterium):
CGAGACCCAGGCGCGACGAAAACCGCTGTCAATCAGCGGCTCTCTACGTGTCGGAGGGGGGACTTGAACCCCCACGCCCTTGCGGGCACCAGCTCCTTAAGCTGGCGCGTCTGCCAATTCCGCCACTCCGACGTAACTCCCGGACAGGTCCGGATCGGCGGTCAGGATACCGCCCACTCCCCCGGCCGCCGCATGGCTGCGGGGTGCCCCAGGCGACCTAGAAGAGCAGGCCGAGGCCGATCGTGGTGAAGGCGAAGACCAGGGCCGTGAGCACGGTGATCCGGTCCAGGTTCTGCTCCACCACGGTCGAGCCGGCAGTCTGGGCACCGATGCCCCCGCCGAACATGTCGGACAGGCCGCCGCCCTTTCCGCTGTGCAGCAGCACGAGGAAGATGAGGCCGAGCCCCGAACAAGCCTGGATGATGGCGACGATCACGAACATGGTGGCGTAAGGCTATCGGTGGCCGGCCGGTCAGCCGACCAGGCGATAGGCGATGATCCGGGCGAATTCGTCGGCGTCCAGCGAAGCCCCGCCGACCAGCGCTCCGTCTATGTCGGGCTGTCGCATCAGGTCCGGTGCGTTGACCCCCTTGACCGATCCGCCGTACTGGATGCGTACCCCGTCGGCCGCGTCGCCGCCCCACTTCGCACGCACCACGGTCCGGATGGCACAGCACATCTCCTGGGCGTCCTCCGGTGTGGCCGTCCTGCCGGTTCCGATGGCCCAGATGGGCTCGTAGGCGATGACCAGGCCGGCCACCTGGTCGGCCGTCAGGCCGGCGAGGCCCTCGAGCACCTGACGCTCGACCTTCGCCGAGGCCCGGTCCGCCTCCCGCTCCTCCAGGGTCTCCCCACAGCAAACGATCGGGGTCATCCCCGCCGCCATCACGGCCTTCACCTTGCGGCTCACGTCGTCGTCGGTCTCGGCGAACAGCTCCCGCCGTTCCGAGTGGCCGACGATCACCAGGGACACGTTCAGCTTGGCCAGCATCCCCGTGGACACCTCGCCGGTTAAGGCGCCCTTCTCGTCGGCGTGGCAGTGCTGGGCGCCGAGGGCAATCGGGATGTCGTCGGACTCCAGCACCGTCTGCACGGACCGGAGGTCGGTGAACGGCGGGTGGACCGACACGTCGACCGCGTCGTAGTCGTTACGCGACAGCAGGTACGACAGCTTCTGGACCATCTGGATGGCCTCGAAGTGGTTGTGGTGCATCTTCCAGTTGCCGCTGATCAGCGGCTTGCGATCGGCCATCATCGACTCCTGTCCAGTTCCGGGTTCACTCGTGCTCACCGCGTAGGGCTGCCAGGCCCGGCAGGTCGCCCTTCTCGATCAACTCCAGCGCCGCGCCGCCACCGGTCGACACGTGGTCCATCCTGTCTGCCAGGCCGAACTGGCGGGCCGCAGCCGCGCTGTCGCCACCACCGACCACGGTGAAGCCCCGGCAGTTGGCGACCGCCTCGGCCACCGTACGGGTACCGGCGGCGAACCTGGGGTCCTCGAACACACCCATCGGGCCGTTCCACAGCACGGTGCGCGCTTCGGCTATCAGGTCGCAGAACTCCACTGCCGACCCGGGCCCGATGTCGAGCCCCATCCAGCCGTCCGGCATCGAGGTTCCGACCTGGCGCACCTCGCCACCGGCGGACGGGTCACCGATCCTCCCGCCGGGCCCAAGGGCCGTGATGTCCAGTGGCAGTCGGATCGGGGCACCGGAGTCAAGCAGCCGTGCGCATTCCCCGATCAGGTCCTCCTCCAGGAGCGAAGAGCCGACGTTGGCTCCCTTCGCCGCCAGGAAAGTGAAGCACATGGCGCCTCCCACGATCAGCTCGTCGACCACCCTGAGGAGCGCCTCAATCACGCCCATCTTGTCGCTCACCTTGGCCCCGCCCAGGATCCCCACGAACGGACGGCGGGCCGACGTGCGCAGCCCTCCCAGCACCTCCACCTCACGGGCCAGGAGTCGACCGGCCGCCGACGGGAGGTGGCGGGGCGGGCCTACGACCGAGGCGTGGGCCCGGTGGGAGGCCCCGAAGGCGTCGTTGACGTAGGCGTCCCGCCCGGCTAC
Coding sequences:
- the secG gene encoding preprotein translocase subunit SecG → MFVIVAIIQACSGLGLIFLVLLHSGKGGGLSDMFGGGIGAQTAGSTVVEQNLDRITVLTALVFAFTTIGLGLLF
- the tpiA gene encoding triose-phosphate isomerase, with protein sequence MADRKPLISGNWKMHHNHFEAIQMVQKLSYLLSRNDYDAVDVSVHPPFTDLRSVQTVLESDDIPIALGAQHCHADEKGALTGEVSTGMLAKLNVSLVIVGHSERRELFAETDDDVSRKVKAVMAAGMTPIVCCGETLEEREADRASAKVERQVLEGLAGLTADQVAGLVIAYEPIWAIGTGRTATPEDAQEMCCAIRTVVRAKWGGDAADGVRIQYGGSVKGVNAPDLMRQPDIDGALVGGASLDADEFARIIAYRLVG
- a CDS encoding phosphoglycerate kinase encodes the protein MDFPRLEDLGDLDGRRVLVRCDFNVPLANGVITDDLRIRAAVPTLRYLLDAGAHVTACSHLGRPRGAPDPAWSVEPVRARLADLAPGVDLLENLRFDPGETADDPAFVAQLVAGRDAYVNDAFGASHRAHASVVGPPRHLPSAAGRLLAREVEVLGGLRTSARRPFVGILGGAKVSDKMGVIEALLRVVDELIVGGAMCFTFLAAKGANVGSSLLEEDLIGECARLLDSGAPIRLPLDITALGPGGRIGDPSAGGEVRQVGTSMPDGWMGLDIGPGSAVEFCDLIAEARTVLWNGPMGVFEDPRFAAGTRTVAEAVANCRGFTVVGGGDSAAAARQFGLADRMDHVSTGGGAALELIEKGDLPGLAALRGEHE